One part of the Nostoc sp. PCC 7120 = FACHB-418 genome encodes these proteins:
- a CDS encoding pantothenate kinase codes for MISQQSAKHIENQWLALEIGNSRLHWALFMGESLEFTWDTEYLPESVIQQLGNGETKLEVGSEEKEIFFTFFPLPPAPCPLPLFIASVVPQQTVLWENYLNVRVITLDQIPLNNIYPTLGIDRALALWGAGMSWGFPVLVIDAGTALTFTAADGGKNLVGGAILPGVGLQFASLGQQTGQLPQVEMEAIKSLPPRFALNTTEAIQSGVIYTLIAGMRDFTEEWLSLFPDGKVAIKGGDRILLLNYLQALYPDLAARLIVEPNLIFWGMQTIVAGVA; via the coding sequence GTGATATCACAGCAGTCTGCAAAACACATAGAAAATCAGTGGTTAGCCTTGGAAATCGGTAATTCCCGGCTACATTGGGCTTTATTCATGGGCGAATCCCTTGAGTTTACGTGGGATACAGAATATCTACCTGAGTCAGTTATACAGCAGTTAGGTAACGGTGAGACAAAATTGGAAGTGGGAAGCGAGGAAAAGGAAATTTTCTTTACTTTTTTCCCCCTTCCCCCTGCCCCCTGCCCCCTACCTCTTTTCATCGCCTCTGTTGTTCCGCAGCAAACTGTTCTTTGGGAAAATTACCTTAATGTTCGCGTAATTACTTTAGACCAGATACCGCTTAACAATATATATCCTACCTTGGGAATTGACCGGGCTTTGGCTTTGTGGGGTGCGGGGATGAGTTGGGGTTTTCCGGTGTTGGTGATTGATGCGGGGACGGCGCTAACTTTCACGGCTGCGGATGGTGGAAAAAATTTGGTTGGTGGGGCAATTTTGCCGGGGGTGGGTTTACAATTTGCGAGTTTAGGTCAACAAACTGGACAATTACCGCAAGTAGAGATGGAAGCCATCAAGTCTCTACCTCCACGTTTTGCGCTGAATACGACAGAAGCAATCCAAAGCGGTGTGATTTATACCTTAATAGCGGGAATGAGGGATTTTACGGAAGAGTGGTTGTCTCTATTTCCTGATGGGAAGGTGGCAATTAAAGGAGGCGATCGCATCTTACTATTAAACTACCTCCAAGCTCTCTATCCTGACCTAGCAGCGCGTTTAATAGTGGAACCAAACCTAATTTTTTGGGGTATGCAAACAATAGTAGCAGGTGTTGCTTAA
- a CDS encoding diflavin flavoprotein, with amino-acid sequence MVALTEKTEKRLTIQTADIAQDTTAIRSLDWERDRFDIEFGLQNGTTYNSFLIRGEQIALVDTSHEKFRQLYFDTLTGLINPTEINYLIISHTEPDHSGLVKDLLQMAPEITVVGSKVAIQFLEDLVHQPFKRKIVKNGDRLDLGNGHEFEFVIAPNLHWPDTIFSFDHKTQTLYTCDAFGMHYCSDIVFDEDLKTIEPDFHYYYDCLMGPNARSVLSALKRMGELPSVKMIATGHGPLLYHNVEELTGRYRTWSQNQTKAETSIGVFYVSEYGYSDRLAQAIINGITKTGVGVDVVDLGAAVDLQELRELVGRCTGLVIGMSPAASAASIQGALSTILGSVNEKQAVGIFETGGGDDEPIDPLLSKFRNLGLTTAFPAIRIKQTPTENTYKLCEEAGTDLGQWVTRDRSIKAMKSLGADLDKALGRLSGGLYIITAKKGDVSSAMLASWVNQASFKPLGFSIAVAKDRAIESLMQVGDRFVLNVLEEGNYQPLMRHFLKRFAPGADRFEGVKTQPAENGAPILGDALAYMECEVVSRMDCGDHWAVYSTVYAGRVSKSEALTAVHHRKVGNHY; translated from the coding sequence ATGGTAGCACTCACCGAGAAAACTGAAAAACGGCTCACCATACAGACTGCGGACATTGCTCAAGATACTACGGCAATTCGCTCTCTAGATTGGGAACGCGATCGCTTTGATATTGAGTTTGGTCTGCAAAACGGTACTACATATAACTCATTTCTCATACGCGGTGAGCAGATAGCCTTAGTTGATACGTCTCATGAAAAGTTTCGTCAACTTTACTTTGATACTCTGACAGGGCTAATCAATCCCACAGAGATCAATTATTTGATTATTAGCCACACTGAACCAGACCACAGTGGCTTAGTCAAAGATTTGTTACAAATGGCTCCAGAAATTACAGTGGTTGGCTCAAAAGTTGCCATCCAGTTTCTAGAAGATTTAGTACATCAACCATTTAAGCGGAAAATTGTTAAAAATGGCGATCGCTTAGATTTAGGTAACGGTCACGAATTTGAGTTTGTCATCGCCCCCAATTTACACTGGCCAGACACCATTTTTAGCTTTGACCACAAAACCCAAACCCTATACACCTGCGACGCTTTCGGAATGCACTACTGTTCCGATATTGTCTTTGATGAAGACTTAAAAACCATTGAACCAGACTTTCATTATTATTATGATTGCCTGATGGGGCCGAATGCGCGCTCGGTACTATCTGCCCTCAAGCGTATGGGAGAATTGCCAAGCGTGAAAATGATCGCTACTGGTCACGGCCCATTACTCTACCATAACGTTGAGGAACTCACCGGACGTTATCGCACTTGGAGCCAAAACCAAACCAAAGCAGAAACCAGCATAGGTGTATTTTACGTTTCGGAATATGGGTATAGCGATCGCCTAGCCCAAGCAATTATTAACGGTATTACGAAAACTGGTGTGGGTGTAGACGTTGTAGATTTGGGTGCAGCCGTAGATTTACAAGAACTACGCGAACTAGTTGGGCGGTGTACTGGACTGGTAATTGGGATGTCTCCGGCTGCTAGTGCTGCTAGTATTCAAGGCGCACTCAGCACCATTTTAGGGTCTGTTAACGAAAAACAAGCCGTAGGTATATTTGAAACTGGTGGCGGCGATGATGAACCCATAGACCCGTTATTAAGCAAATTCCGCAACTTGGGCTTAACAACCGCTTTCCCCGCCATTCGCATTAAACAAACACCCACGGAAAACACCTACAAACTGTGTGAAGAAGCAGGCACAGATTTGGGACAATGGGTAACACGCGATCGCAGCATCAAAGCAATGAAATCCTTGGGTGCTGATTTAGACAAAGCACTAGGGAGACTGAGTGGTGGCTTATATATCATCACAGCCAAAAAAGGCGACGTTTCCAGCGCCATGTTAGCCTCCTGGGTAAATCAAGCCAGCTTCAAACCCTTAGGATTTTCCATTGCCGTAGCTAAAGATAGAGCAATTGAATCACTAATGCAAGTAGGCGATCGCTTCGTCCTCAATGTATTAGAAGAAGGCAATTATCAACCACTCATGCGCCACTTCCTCAAACGATTCGCCCCTGGTGCAGACCGTTTTGAAGGAGTCAAAACCCAACCCGCCGAAAACGGCGCACCCATCCTCGGCGACGCTTTAGCATACATGGAATGCGAAGTAGTCAGCCGTATGGACTGCGGCGACCACTGGGCAGTATACAGCACAGTCTACGCCGGACGCGTTTCCAAATCCGAAGCATTGACAGCCGTTCACCACCGCAAGGTAGGTAATCATTATTAG
- a CDS encoding SDR family oxidoreductase, protein MSLNGKHALVTGGSRGIGRAITLKLAEQGVKVAIHYHKNDEAANNTLVQIREQGGDGFIVQADVLQPQDINRMFSQVKDKFGSLDIFVNCARPDLATFYSSPMKMTLDHWRAAMDSQAQAFLLGTQQAANLMRDGGRIIAITYSPSGRTGSWQPWMAMGTAKAALESLCRYFAVALGSRGITVNGISPGVIFGEPNPLEGGVLRSLPTAAQEATQNWHESGWTPMRRVGTPDDIANAAMLLCMQEASFITGQIIHVDGGASIMDSMCPLEIQQG, encoded by the coding sequence ATGTCGCTTAACGGTAAACACGCATTAGTTACCGGAGGCTCACGCGGTATCGGTAGAGCAATCACATTAAAACTAGCCGAACAAGGGGTGAAAGTAGCTATCCACTACCACAAAAATGATGAAGCGGCGAACAATACCCTAGTACAAATACGAGAACAAGGTGGAGACGGCTTTATCGTGCAAGCCGATGTTTTACAGCCTCAAGATATTAATCGGATGTTTAGTCAGGTTAAGGATAAATTTGGCAGTCTAGATATCTTTGTCAATTGTGCCAGACCAGACTTAGCAACTTTCTACAGTTCTCCCATGAAGATGACATTAGACCACTGGCGTGCGGCTATGGATTCTCAAGCGCAGGCCTTCCTATTGGGAACTCAACAAGCCGCCAATCTGATGCGAGATGGAGGCAGAATCATCGCCATCACCTATTCACCAAGTGGGCGTACTGGTAGCTGGCAGCCTTGGATGGCAATGGGAACGGCTAAAGCTGCTTTAGAATCGCTTTGTCGCTATTTTGCCGTTGCCCTTGGTTCCCGTGGTATTACTGTTAATGGAATTAGCCCTGGAGTTATCTTTGGTGAACCAAACCCCTTGGAAGGAGGAGTCTTGCGTTCTTTACCAACAGCAGCACAGGAAGCCACTCAAAATTGGCATGAGAGTGGATGGACACCCATGAGACGGGTGGGAACTCCAGATGATATTGCTAATGCAGCTATGCTCTTATGTATGCAGGAAGCTAGCTTTATTACAGGTCAAATCATTCATGTGGACGGTGGTGCTTCCATTATGGACTCGATGTGTCCTCTGGAAATTCAGCAGGGATAG